A portion of the Stigmatella aurantiaca DW4/3-1 genome contains these proteins:
- a CDS encoding alpha/beta fold hydrolase, with the protein MGSLSTLSLPLPSLRMQALQAGPSNGPLVLLLHGFPESSESWREVLPVLGDAGFRAVAPDLRGYGGTDRPKSGYDIDTLARDIQQLARYLQPDRPAHVVGHDWGGVIAFHLAAWHPETVDRLVAVNAPHMEVMVRNLRNPAQLLRSWYIAYFQVPWLPERHLSKQGGAAVARLIRRALVNPAQVSEERLARLAGNFSRPEAASAALAYYRQAARRLLFQRGSRRTPRIRAPFRLIWGKEDDALGLELTQGLEPWFEHPPQVSYLPGVGHFAPLEAPGQVAALIREHLSVSPGAATPR; encoded by the coding sequence ATGGGTTCCCTCTCCACGCTGTCGTTGCCGCTTCCTTCGCTGCGCATGCAGGCCCTCCAGGCAGGTCCCTCGAACGGGCCGCTCGTGTTGCTGCTGCACGGCTTCCCGGAGTCATCGGAGAGCTGGCGCGAGGTGCTGCCCGTGCTCGGCGACGCGGGCTTCCGGGCCGTGGCGCCGGACCTGCGGGGCTATGGGGGCACGGACCGGCCGAAGTCCGGGTATGACATCGACACGCTGGCGCGGGACATCCAGCAACTGGCCCGCTACCTTCAGCCAGACCGCCCCGCGCACGTGGTGGGGCATGACTGGGGAGGCGTCATCGCCTTTCACCTGGCCGCCTGGCACCCCGAGACCGTGGACCGGCTGGTGGCCGTCAACGCGCCCCACATGGAGGTGATGGTCCGGAACCTGAGGAACCCGGCCCAGCTCTTGCGCTCCTGGTACATCGCGTACTTCCAGGTGCCCTGGTTGCCGGAGCGCCATCTCTCCAAGCAGGGGGGCGCCGCCGTGGCCCGGCTCATCCGCCGCGCCCTGGTGAACCCCGCCCAGGTGTCCGAAGAGCGCCTGGCGCGCCTGGCTGGAAACTTCTCGCGCCCGGAGGCGGCGAGCGCGGCGCTGGCGTACTACCGGCAAGCCGCGCGGCGCCTGCTCTTCCAAAGAGGCTCCCGGCGCACGCCCCGCATCCGCGCCCCCTTCCGGCTCATCTGGGGAAAGGAAGATGACGCCCTGGGCCTCGAGCTCACCCAAGGGCTGGAGCCCTGGTTCGAGCATCCCCCCCAGGTCAGCTACCTGCCCGGGGTAGGGCACTTCGCGCCCCTGGAGGCCCCCGGACAGGTGGCGGCCCTCATCCGGGAGCACCTGTCCGTCAGTCCCGGAGCGGCAACTCCACGGTGA
- a CDS encoding GspE/PulE family protein, whose translation MSKTARFLWGLAGLVLVASVAWGLYRHLPQDVGAAVQQGRLYLGAAVTPLFLMSAGLALVLGLGASAASKLSSRAPPPLAKRPALSPLEVVNEDVAIAVREMLVELGQYLRGVASQPEPDIILFMDTLMDGAIRLGASDVHIHPLEAGTRIAFRVHGVLEEVLTIPREVHPRLINRIKVLGKLTLYKLDKPQDGHFPFATQEGPADIRISILPTNHGEAVALRIARSGVRLPQLTALGFPPALHEKYRQLLGLPQGVIFVAGATGSGKTTSLYASLGYIKESRGALTRIASIEDPVEFDVPLFAQTQVNSEQGFTFAQGLRSVLRQDPNVIMVGEIRDPETARTAIQAGLSGHLILTTIHANSAAGVFNRLIEMGVEPFLLASATVATLSQRLVRALCPHCRTPSPISPEEVARLDAAGIASGTFYGPVGCERCGGSGYLGRTAIYEMLTVSPALRDGISEKLPSPRLHEIAKSEGMVPLLAAGVERARAGATTLREVFRVVGGGA comes from the coding sequence ATGAGCAAGACCGCCCGTTTCCTGTGGGGTTTGGCGGGATTGGTCCTGGTGGCCAGTGTGGCCTGGGGGCTTTACCGGCATCTGCCCCAGGACGTGGGGGCCGCGGTCCAGCAGGGGCGGCTCTACTTGGGGGCTGCCGTCACCCCCTTGTTTCTCATGAGCGCGGGACTGGCGTTGGTGCTGGGGCTGGGGGCTTCCGCGGCCTCGAAGCTGAGCTCCCGCGCGCCGCCTCCCCTGGCGAAGCGCCCCGCGTTGTCTCCCTTGGAGGTGGTCAACGAGGACGTGGCCATCGCCGTGCGCGAGATGCTCGTGGAGCTGGGGCAGTACCTGCGGGGCGTGGCCTCCCAGCCCGAGCCGGACATCATCCTCTTCATGGACACGCTGATGGACGGGGCCATCCGCCTGGGCGCCAGTGACGTGCATATTCATCCCCTGGAGGCGGGCACCCGCATCGCCTTCCGCGTCCACGGGGTGTTGGAGGAGGTGCTGACCATTCCCCGCGAGGTGCACCCGCGCCTCATCAATCGCATCAAGGTCCTGGGCAAGCTCACCCTGTACAAGCTCGACAAGCCTCAGGACGGCCACTTTCCGTTCGCCACCCAGGAGGGGCCCGCGGACATCCGCATCTCCATCCTGCCCACCAACCACGGGGAGGCAGTGGCCCTGCGCATCGCCCGGAGCGGGGTGCGGCTGCCCCAGCTCACCGCGCTGGGCTTCCCCCCCGCCCTGCACGAGAAGTACCGGCAGCTTCTGGGGCTGCCCCAGGGCGTCATCTTCGTGGCGGGCGCCACCGGCAGCGGCAAGACGACGTCGCTGTATGCCTCGCTCGGCTACATCAAGGAGTCCCGCGGCGCGCTCACCCGCATCGCCTCCATCGAGGATCCCGTCGAGTTCGACGTGCCCCTCTTCGCCCAGACGCAGGTGAACTCCGAGCAGGGCTTCACCTTCGCCCAGGGGCTGCGCTCGGTGCTGCGCCAGGACCCGAACGTCATCATGGTGGGAGAGATTCGAGACCCGGAGACGGCGCGCACCGCCATCCAGGCGGGCTTGAGCGGCCACCTCATCCTCACCACCATTCACGCCAACTCGGCGGCGGGCGTCTTCAACCGGCTCATCGAGATGGGGGTGGAGCCCTTCCTCCTGGCCTCCGCCACGGTGGCCACCCTCTCCCAGCGGCTGGTGCGCGCGCTGTGCCCGCACTGCCGCACCCCCTCGCCCATCAGCCCCGAGGAGGTCGCCCGGTTGGATGCGGCCGGCATCGCCAGCGGCACCTTCTATGGCCCCGTGGGCTGCGAGCGCTGTGGCGGCAGCGGGTACCTGGGCCGCACCGCCATCTATGAGATGCTGACCGTCAGCCCGGCGCTCCGGGATGGCATCAGCGAGAAGCTCCCCTCCCCCCGGCTCCACGAGATCGCCAAGAGCGAGGGCATGGTGCCGCTGCTGGCGGCCGGGGTGGAGCGGGCCCGCGCGGGGGCCACCACCCTGCGAGAGGTCTTCCGAGTGGTGGGCGGTGGAGCCTGA
- a CDS encoding rhomboid family intramembrane serine protease: MFPISDDNPTLRTPVMTYGLLGLIVAAWALVQGAGFNTVALASSVCNWGMVPGELTGRAPLGFAVPLGDGLACVVDAEPLNWLTPLTSMFLHGSWGHILGNCLFFWVFGNNVEDSMGRARFLVFYLVCGLVAAGAHVMIDPGSPVPTVGASGAISGVLGAYLVLYPRVRVKLLLPLFIIFTFVSLPAWVVLIYWFVLQVITGLPQLMTLRPEVSGGVAVWAHIGGFVAGMVLIKLFENRNYTYRRTSWRHRLHPDHP, encoded by the coding sequence ATGTTTCCCATCAGTGACGACAACCCGACGCTGCGCACCCCGGTAATGACCTATGGCCTGCTGGGCCTCATCGTGGCGGCCTGGGCGCTGGTGCAAGGGGCGGGGTTCAACACCGTGGCGCTCGCCTCGAGCGTGTGCAACTGGGGCATGGTGCCCGGCGAGCTGACCGGGCGGGCGCCGCTGGGCTTCGCGGTGCCGCTGGGCGACGGGCTCGCGTGCGTCGTGGATGCCGAGCCGCTCAACTGGCTCACCCCGCTCACCTCCATGTTCCTCCATGGCAGCTGGGGCCACATCCTCGGCAACTGCCTCTTCTTCTGGGTCTTCGGCAACAACGTCGAGGACAGCATGGGGCGGGCGCGCTTCCTGGTGTTCTACCTGGTGTGCGGGCTGGTGGCCGCCGGGGCGCACGTGATGATCGATCCGGGCTCGCCCGTGCCCACCGTGGGGGCCTCGGGCGCCATCTCGGGGGTGCTCGGCGCGTACCTGGTGCTCTACCCGCGCGTGCGGGTGAAGCTGCTCTTGCCCCTCTTCATCATCTTCACCTTCGTCTCGCTGCCGGCCTGGGTGGTGCTCATCTACTGGTTCGTCCTCCAGGTCATCACCGGCCTGCCCCAGCTCATGACGCTCCGGCCAGAAGTGTCCGGGGGCGTGGCCGTGTGGGCGCACATCGGCGGCTTCGTGGCCGGCATGGTGCTCATCAAGCTGTTCGAGAACCGCAACTACACCTACCGGCGCACCTCGTGGCGCCACCGGCTGCACCCCGACCACCCCTGA
- a CDS encoding amidohydrolase: MQRVRYSLAAVLLVAGVAGCARRAAEPSSSASPVTVYVAQQVRTLDPERPRAEALAVRGGKVLAVGSRQDVLAAAGGDARVVDLGEATVVPGLTDAHGHLAALGRALATVRLLETRSRAEVLERLAAAPASAYQGDWLIGGGWDQNDWPEKAFPDRAELDARWPSTPVSLGRVDGHALWVNGEALRRAGITRNTKDPEGGRILRGPGGEPTGVLVDNAMDLVYAVIPPPTDKQFEAQLEAALARCAQGGMTGVHDAGMDLRTFRLLQRWDAEGRLPLRVYAMADGQGADQEAYLAQGTFQGDRLTMRAVKFSADGALGSRGAALHAPYSDEAGHRGLLLLTPEQYEARVRAFTARGFQVATHAIGDRANTLVLDTLLKVVGPEGVRAGRHRVEHAQVMRLEDIQTLGAHGFIASVQPTHATSDMPWAEARVGPERIQGAYAWQRLKAAGAPLALGSDFPVERPDMLAGLYAARTRQDAAGHPPGGWFPAQRLSGEEALEGFTLGAAFAAFAETSRGPLKPGMDADFVALSVDPVDAPAQELLTARVRLTVVAGNEVYPAPGH; the protein is encoded by the coding sequence ATGCAACGTGTCCGGTATTCCCTCGCGGCGGTGCTCCTCGTGGCAGGCGTGGCCGGCTGTGCCCGGCGCGCCGCGGAGCCTTCCTCCTCGGCCTCTCCGGTGACGGTGTACGTCGCCCAGCAGGTGCGGACGCTCGACCCCGAGCGCCCCCGGGCCGAGGCCCTCGCCGTCCGGGGCGGCAAGGTGCTGGCGGTGGGCAGCCGGCAGGACGTGCTCGCCGCCGCGGGCGGTGACGCGCGGGTCGTGGACCTCGGCGAGGCCACGGTGGTGCCGGGCCTCACCGACGCGCACGGACACCTCGCGGCGCTCGGGCGTGCACTCGCCACGGTGAGGCTCTTGGAGACCCGCTCGCGCGCGGAGGTGCTGGAGCGCCTGGCCGCGGCCCCAGCGTCCGCCTACCAGGGCGACTGGCTCATCGGCGGCGGGTGGGACCAGAACGACTGGCCGGAGAAGGCCTTTCCGGACCGCGCGGAGCTGGACGCGCGCTGGCCTTCCACGCCCGTGTCCCTCGGCCGCGTGGATGGCCATGCGCTGTGGGTGAACGGCGAGGCGCTGCGGCGCGCGGGCATCACCCGGAACACGAAGGACCCGGAAGGCGGCCGCATCCTGCGCGGCCCCGGCGGGGAGCCCACCGGCGTACTCGTGGACAACGCGATGGACCTCGTCTACGCCGTGATTCCGCCGCCCACGGACAAGCAGTTCGAAGCCCAGCTGGAGGCGGCCTTGGCCCGCTGCGCCCAAGGGGGCATGACGGGCGTCCATGACGCGGGCATGGACCTGCGCACCTTCCGCCTGCTCCAGCGGTGGGACGCCGAGGGACGGCTGCCCCTGCGCGTCTACGCGATGGCGGACGGCCAGGGCGCCGATCAGGAGGCCTACCTGGCCCAGGGGACCTTCCAGGGTGACCGGCTGACGATGCGCGCGGTGAAGTTCTCCGCGGATGGGGCGCTGGGCAGCCGGGGCGCGGCGCTGCATGCGCCCTACAGCGACGAGGCGGGCCACCGGGGCCTGCTCCTGCTCACCCCGGAGCAGTACGAGGCGCGGGTGCGGGCCTTCACGGCGCGCGGCTTCCAGGTGGCCACCCATGCCATCGGAGACCGGGCCAACACGCTCGTGCTCGACACCTTATTAAAGGTGGTGGGCCCCGAAGGGGTCCGGGCCGGCCGGCACCGCGTGGAGCACGCGCAGGTGATGCGCCTGGAGGACATCCAGACGCTGGGGGCCCACGGCTTCATCGCCAGCGTGCAGCCCACCCACGCCACCAGCGACATGCCCTGGGCGGAAGCGCGCGTGGGCCCCGAGCGCATCCAGGGCGCCTACGCCTGGCAGCGGCTCAAGGCGGCGGGGGCCCCGTTGGCGCTCGGCAGCGACTTCCCGGTGGAGCGGCCGGACATGCTGGCCGGGCTCTACGCCGCGCGCACCCGGCAGGACGCCGCGGGGCACCCGCCCGGCGGATGGTTCCCGGCGCAGCGCCTCAGCGGGGAGGAGGCGCTGGAAGGCTTCACCCTGGGGGCGGCCTTCGCTGCCTTCGCGGAAACGTCCCGGGGGCCTCTGAAGCCCGGCATGGACGCGGACTTCGTCGCGCTCTCCGTGGACCCGGTGGACGCCCCCGCCCAGGAGCTGCTCACGGCCCGGGTCCGTCTCACGGTGGTGGCGGGGAACGAGGTGTACCCGGCCCCGGGACACTGA
- a CDS encoding M57 family metalloprotease, which yields MSKFRSVAVLAGVALLGSACGPEAEQAAPTQVLPSWEEFRASAQQDPEGAFIVDGDIALGTEAELREFYDGFAQGDLGTSTGGLAVYRTGSTDIKWNTTQAANITYCISQSSFGSRYNAVVTAMTNAAAAWEATARVNFVHSSGQDGNCTASNANVVFDVRQVSGAGYTARAFFPNSSRSSRNVLIDSSAFGNLGVWTLTGVLRHELGHTLGFRHEHTRLSSTGCYEDANWRGLTNYDSSSVMHYPQCKGTQTGDLVLTSSDKTGARALYP from the coding sequence ATGTCGAAGTTCCGTTCAGTTGCCGTTCTGGCGGGTGTTGCGCTGTTGGGTTCCGCCTGTGGTCCCGAGGCCGAGCAGGCCGCCCCCACGCAGGTCCTTCCCTCGTGGGAGGAGTTCCGCGCGAGCGCTCAGCAGGATCCCGAGGGCGCGTTCATCGTCGACGGTGACATCGCGCTGGGCACCGAGGCGGAGCTGCGCGAGTTCTATGACGGCTTTGCCCAGGGCGACCTCGGCACCTCCACGGGCGGCCTGGCCGTCTACCGCACGGGTTCCACCGACATCAAGTGGAACACCACCCAGGCGGCGAACATCACCTACTGCATCAGCCAGTCGTCCTTCGGCAGCCGGTACAACGCGGTGGTGACGGCGATGACGAATGCCGCCGCCGCGTGGGAGGCCACCGCCCGCGTCAACTTCGTGCACTCCAGCGGCCAGGACGGCAACTGCACGGCCAGCAACGCCAACGTCGTGTTCGACGTGCGTCAGGTCTCCGGCGCGGGGTACACGGCGCGCGCCTTCTTCCCCAACTCCAGCCGCTCCAGCCGCAACGTGCTCATCGACAGCAGCGCCTTCGGCAACCTGGGCGTGTGGACGCTCACGGGCGTGCTGCGCCACGAGCTGGGCCACACGCTCGGCTTCCGCCACGAGCACACCCGGCTGAGCAGCACTGGCTGCTACGAGGATGCGAACTGGCGTGGGCTGACCAACTACGACTCCAGCTCGGTCATGCACTACCCCCAGTGCAAGGGCACCCAGACGGGTGACCTCGTGCTGACCAGCTCCGACAAGACCGGCGCGCGCGCCCTGTATCCGTAA
- a CDS encoding DUF2293 domain-containing protein, with the protein MPDSLTVAPTPDPRRVRAPDGSLLTPPAGWALLPPGDAGLTRRVKAAGPSWTVVEKVGRKLFSRGVWAPEAHIQAARAGLEAERATPAYAKRRASDVARREREQAEYEVEFANAVLRFLRFSSTFTALAKRLAVAVTAHAIPVGSGTVARTERIPLERRAEAAVIAWLRHQTTAYDNMRIARVKGARREVRRELAEISRALLEVHRREVPHAPSACALCTAVEHPPQPR; encoded by the coding sequence ATGCCTGACTCCCTGACGGTTGCCCCCACCCCGGATCCGCGCCGCGTGCGTGCCCCCGATGGCTCCCTCTTGACCCCTCCCGCGGGCTGGGCCCTGCTGCCGCCCGGGGATGCGGGGCTCACCCGCCGGGTGAAGGCCGCCGGCCCCAGCTGGACGGTGGTGGAGAAGGTGGGCCGCAAGCTCTTCTCGCGGGGCGTCTGGGCGCCGGAGGCCCACATTCAGGCCGCCCGCGCCGGGCTGGAGGCCGAGCGCGCCACCCCCGCCTATGCGAAGCGCCGCGCCTCGGACGTGGCCCGCCGCGAGCGGGAGCAGGCCGAATATGAGGTGGAGTTCGCCAACGCCGTGCTGCGCTTCCTCCGCTTCTCCTCGACGTTCACCGCGCTGGCCAAGCGGCTGGCCGTGGCGGTGACGGCCCACGCCATTCCCGTGGGCAGCGGCACCGTGGCGCGGACCGAGCGCATTCCCCTGGAGCGCCGGGCCGAGGCCGCCGTCATCGCCTGGCTGCGCCACCAGACGACCGCCTACGACAACATGCGCATCGCCCGGGTGAAGGGGGCCCGCCGCGAGGTGCGCCGCGAACTGGCGGAGATCTCCCGCGCCCTGCTCGAGGTGCACCGCCGGGAAGTGCCGCACGCCCCCTCCGCCTGCGCCTTGTGCACCGCCGTGGAGCACCCGCCCCAGCCGAGGTGA
- a CDS encoding S1 family peptidase encodes MKLGGGAVHFSLLLLLGITGCTPEEEPPSLLTVTQRVVNGTDAPGDEATAALVARRTRCSAEPLTLLCSGALIAPDVVLTAAHCLNVFGTEGPYEVFFGPELLPEPRGRFVRVTQAVRHPDYDPKSHAFDAALLRLATPVSAAPFALPLPGTLPLTAGTAVRAIGFGDTQEAHLPPGRRRQGTLAIEEVSAHAFRAGPSPAMSCVGDSGGPVLVSDGTKEVLAGITVSGDLACRTEALQVRTEALWDTFLQPFLNASPGPSRPALDPGALCQETCAQDADCPSGLTCVSLDGTPGHCLLPSLQEGSYGAACTDDAACGVNGLCARLEPEGEAACRCFTPCEAPPPPEKTDGCASAPGPALLGLLGLRTRRWRGRLRG; translated from the coding sequence ATGAAGCTGGGAGGCGGGGCGGTCCACTTCAGCCTCCTGCTCCTTCTCGGCATCACGGGCTGCACCCCGGAGGAGGAGCCTCCCTCCCTGCTGACCGTCACGCAGCGGGTAGTGAACGGCACGGACGCTCCCGGAGACGAGGCCACCGCCGCGCTGGTGGCACGGCGGACGCGGTGCTCGGCAGAGCCCCTCACCCTGCTGTGCTCGGGAGCGCTCATCGCGCCGGACGTGGTGCTCACGGCGGCGCACTGCCTGAATGTCTTCGGCACCGAAGGGCCCTATGAGGTCTTCTTCGGCCCGGAACTCCTGCCGGAGCCTCGAGGCCGGTTCGTCCGGGTCACCCAGGCGGTGCGTCACCCGGACTATGACCCCAAGAGCCACGCCTTCGACGCGGCGCTGCTGCGGCTTGCCACCCCCGTGAGCGCAGCGCCCTTCGCCCTTCCCCTCCCTGGAACACTTCCACTCACGGCTGGAACCGCCGTGCGTGCCATTGGCTTTGGCGACACCCAGGAGGCCCACCTTCCTCCAGGCCGTCGGCGCCAGGGGACCCTCGCCATCGAGGAAGTCAGCGCCCATGCGTTCCGGGCAGGCCCCTCCCCAGCCATGAGCTGTGTGGGAGACAGCGGGGGTCCAGTCCTGGTGAGCGATGGCACGAAGGAGGTGCTCGCAGGCATCACGGTGAGCGGCGACCTGGCCTGCCGCACGGAGGCCCTCCAAGTCCGTACCGAGGCGCTCTGGGACACCTTCCTCCAGCCCTTCCTGAACGCCTCGCCCGGCCCCAGCCGGCCGGCACTGGACCCCGGGGCCCTCTGTCAGGAAACCTGTGCCCAAGACGCGGACTGCCCTTCGGGCCTCACCTGCGTGTCACTCGATGGCACCCCGGGCCACTGCCTCCTGCCTTCCCTTCAAGAAGGGAGCTATGGCGCGGCCTGCACGGACGACGCCGCGTGCGGGGTGAACGGGCTGTGCGCACGGCTCGAACCCGAGGGCGAAGCGGCATGCCGCTGTTTCACCCCCTGCGAGGCCCCGCCCCCCCCGGAGAAGACGGACGGCTGTGCGAGCGCCCCCGGCCCCGCGCTGCTTGGACTGCTCGGACTGCGCACGAGGCGGTGGCGCGGACGGCTCAGAGGTTGA
- a CDS encoding PEGA domain-containing protein, whose amino-acid sequence MSNAHPPKTPPLPTQSPGGGDSSVMRRDQEMEHVQSRTTAASWNAPTGVARPGAPDAPAGRGGTGGTLLSSTEAGRGKVAATLRMASAAFGLMASVLFVLPGLTGTFRVPPPEAAPPAQQNLKVLTPTFDAPTSAEGLDGTVTEQTSSFDGASVLVVYSQPGGVAVEVDGSDQGETPVSLTLDCLPGKPIRVEFFKRGYERVQHTAFCRPDTMIKLFASMRKVAKAPSGKK is encoded by the coding sequence GTGAGCAACGCGCATCCGCCGAAGACCCCTCCGTTGCCCACCCAGAGCCCCGGGGGGGGGGACTCCTCCGTCATGCGGCGTGACCAGGAGATGGAGCACGTCCAATCACGCACCACCGCGGCCTCCTGGAATGCGCCCACGGGGGTTGCCCGGCCGGGCGCTCCGGACGCTCCGGCGGGCAGGGGGGGCACCGGCGGGACGCTCCTGTCCTCGACGGAGGCGGGGCGCGGGAAGGTGGCCGCGACGCTGCGCATGGCCTCCGCCGCCTTTGGCTTGATGGCCTCGGTGCTGTTCGTCCTGCCCGGGCTGACGGGGACGTTCCGGGTGCCTCCGCCCGAGGCGGCCCCTCCGGCCCAGCAGAACCTCAAGGTGCTCACCCCCACGTTCGATGCCCCCACGTCCGCCGAGGGGCTGGATGGAACGGTCACCGAGCAGACGTCGTCCTTCGATGGGGCTTCGGTCCTGGTCGTCTACTCCCAGCCCGGGGGCGTCGCCGTCGAGGTGGACGGGAGCGATCAGGGGGAAACCCCTGTCTCGCTCACGCTCGATTGCCTGCCGGGAAAGCCCATCCGCGTGGAGTTCTTCAAGCGCGGGTATGAGCGGGTGCAGCACACCGCGTTCTGTCGGCCGGACACGATGATCAAGCTGTTCGCGTCGATGCGGAAGGTGGCCAAGGCACCCAGCGGGAAGAAGTGA
- the rnz gene encoding ribonuclease Z, producing MSLLRLTFLGTSAAQPTLHRNLSGLAVKADADLLLFDCGEGSQRQMVRFGTGFTVEAVFFTHFHADHYLGIIGFLRTLGMMGREHPIQLYGPPPARRLLHQAVHLGVDTLSFPVEIHELKDGDRVRRSGYSVQAVGVDHRINALGYVMEEDGRPGRFHLEKARALGVPEGPYFGKLQRGEAVTLENGTTVRPEDVLGASRPGRKLVISGDTRPCTSLAQAAKDADLLVHESTFSDDEQERALETRHSTAREAARVARDAGARRLILTHLSSRHDTDPSKLLGQAREEYTGPVEVAHDGLTVELPLRD from the coding sequence ATGTCCCTCCTCAGACTCACTTTCCTTGGCACCTCGGCCGCGCAGCCCACCCTGCACCGCAACCTCTCGGGGCTCGCGGTGAAGGCGGACGCGGATCTGCTGCTGTTCGACTGTGGCGAGGGCAGCCAGCGGCAGATGGTGCGCTTTGGCACCGGCTTCACCGTGGAGGCCGTCTTCTTCACGCACTTTCACGCGGACCACTACCTGGGCATCATCGGCTTTCTGCGGACGCTGGGGATGATGGGCCGCGAGCACCCCATCCAGCTCTATGGCCCGCCCCCCGCGCGGCGGCTGCTGCACCAGGCGGTGCACCTGGGGGTGGACACGCTGTCCTTCCCGGTGGAGATCCACGAGTTGAAGGATGGGGACCGCGTCCGCCGGTCCGGCTACTCCGTGCAGGCGGTGGGGGTGGACCACCGCATCAACGCCCTGGGGTACGTGATGGAGGAGGACGGACGGCCCGGGCGCTTCCACCTGGAGAAGGCGCGCGCGCTGGGCGTGCCCGAGGGGCCCTACTTCGGCAAGCTCCAGCGGGGCGAGGCGGTGACGCTGGAGAACGGCACCACGGTGCGGCCCGAGGACGTGCTGGGCGCCTCACGGCCCGGCAGGAAGCTGGTCATCTCCGGGGACACGCGGCCGTGCACCTCCCTGGCGCAGGCGGCGAAGGACGCGGACCTGCTGGTGCACGAATCCACCTTCAGCGACGACGAGCAGGAGCGGGCCCTGGAGACGCGGCACTCCACGGCGCGCGAGGCGGCGCGGGTGGCGCGCGACGCGGGCGCCCGGCGCCTCATCCTCACGCACCTGTCCAGCCGGCACGACACGGACCCCTCGAAGCTGCTGGGCCAGGCCCGCGAGGAGTACACGGGGCCGGTGGAGGTGGCCCACGACGGGCTCACCGTGGAGTTGCCGCTCCGGGACTGA